Genomic DNA from Pseudomonas helmanticensis:
GATTTTTAGAAATCAAAAGCAAGATCAAGATCGCAGCCTGCGGCAGCTCCTGCATAAGGGGTCAGGTGAAGGTGGCGGTAATGCTGCGGCGTTTGGCGTGCAGTTCGCTGGCGTGGATCAGTTGTTCGAGGTCTTCGGGGGTGATGTCGATGAAGGCTTGCATGTCCGCCAAGGCGAGTTTGAGGTCTTCGGCGGTGATCGCCTGAGTGTCGACGGGCGCCACCAGCGGCGCCGGTTCGGCCGGGCGTTTCGGGTAACGGATGCGCGTCAGGTTGTTGTAGGCGAGGGCACTGAGCAGCATGCACGCGGCGCCGAGCATCACCGGTGCCATGGCTTTCCAGTCGAGGGCGATGGTCGCGGGGTCGGCCAGCACCAGCGTCAGTGCCAACGCGCCAGCGGGTGGGTGCAGGCAACGCAGCCAGCACATCAGGATCAGCGCCATGCCCGCCGCCAGGCAAGCGCTGCCCAAGGTTCGGCCGAGTACGTGGGCCACGAGCAAGGCGACGACACCGGCAGACAAATAACCGCCGAGAATCGACCACGGCTGGGCGAGGGCGCCAGACGACACGGCAAACAGCAACACCGCCGAGGCGCCCAGCGGACCGATCAGGTGATAGGCGACTTCATGCCCGAACACCTGCGCGCAGAACCACACGCTGAACAGCGTGCCCAACGCCATGCCGATGGCGGCGCGGCTCCATTCGGAGGGGCGGGTATTGATGGCGGCGGGCAACCAGCGTGCGAGCATGTGAATCCAGTCCTTGCAACAAATTCGGGGCAAAAAAAAGGACTTGTCCGGCAATCCGGAAAGCCCTCGAAGTGTTCCAACATTGGGGGAGGAACACGCACAGTTTGCCGATCTATCTCGATGCTGACAAATTCATATTAATGCAGCTTCAGTGCATTATTTTTGCATTGAGGCGGCTCTTCGGCAGCTGACGAAGCACAAATACCCGCCCAATGCCGCCAATGCGCTCAAGGCATAGAACATGCTCGGTGCCGGTGTGTGCATCAACAGAAAGCCGCACATCACCGGGCTCACCGCGCCACCCAGTGCTGCCAGATTCTGCGCGCCGTAGTAGCTGCCGCGCAGTTCCTCCGGGGCTAGCGTGTCGACAAACAGAAAGTCTGCCGGGTAAATGATCATCTCGCCCAAGGTGAAAATGAACATCGCCACGCACCAGCCAACCAGGCTGTCGGCGACGCTGAAACCGATCAGCCCGCCGATGAACAGCGCGGTGCCGCCGGCAATCCAGTGGCGCAGATGTTCGCGCGTGAGGAAACGGCCGATCTGGTATTGCAACAGGATCACCGTGATCGCATTGCAGGCGAGCAGGGCGGCCATGGTGTCGAGCGTCTGTTGCTGGGTGTGGGTCACCAGCAGGTATTGCGACAGGTACAGGGTGAAGCGTCCGTGCACCAGCGTGCTGAGCAGGCAACCGAGGGTAAACAGGATCATCGTGCGGTCATTCTTGAGGATGACCAGGGTCTTCAGAAAGCTTTGCGGCTGACCAGGCGGCGCAATCGGCTTGGCGTCTTTGCCGGCCCCGAGCAGGAGAAAAATGCTGCCAATGGCAATCGCCCCGGCGACGATAAACGGCGCTGACGGCTGGATACCGGCAATCACCACGCCGATCATCGGGCCGACGGCATAGCCGATATTGGTCAGCGTGTAGTTCAGCGAAAACGCCTTGACCCGTTGGCCGACCGGTAGGTTTTCACTGAGGATCGCCTTGGAGCAGATCATGAACAGCGCCGAGGCGGTTTCGCTGATGATCAGCACCAGCGTCACCAGGTACAGGTTTTGCGCGAAGGTCAGCAGGATCAGGCCGATACCGCTGGAGAGCATGGTCAGGATTAGCAACTGGCGCTTGTCCAGCCGATCGATGATGTAGCCGCCGTACAGCGACAACAGCGTGGCGCTGAAGACCGCGATGCCCAGCAGCAGGCCGACGTCTTGCGGGTTTAGGTCGAGTTTGTTGCTGAGGAACAGGGTCAGCAGCGGGCCGATCAGGGCGCGGCTGACGACGACGGTCAGCGAGCTGATCATCAACCGGCGGATGAAGCGTGAGTAGGTGGCCACGAAGGGTCAATGTCCTTATTTGAAAATGCCTGGCGGGCGTACGCCATCCTCACCGCGCAGCCATTCCCGGTCAAACACAATCCGGTTGGCGCTGCTGCAGGCTGCGATCTTTTGATTTCGGAACGCGGAGCGTCCCCCGGCAGCATTCCCACGCCGAGCGTGGGAACGATCAGTCAAAAGATCACAGCCTGCGGCAGCGCCTAAAGGGGATTGGTGGGCAGGTGCATGGCGCAGCGGCGTTCTGCGGGAAAGTGGTGGGCGATTTCAGACTGTAGTGCGTCCTGTAGATGGCCAAAGGTGTGTGCGGGCGGCAACTCGATAAAACCCATGCGTTGATAGAACGGCGCATTCCACGGCAGGTCGCGAAACGTGGTCAATGTCACTGCCTGCAATTGTTGCTGGCGGGCCTTCTCAATGGCTGCCGTCACCAGTGCACGACCGATGCCCTGGCCCTGAAAGCCCTGACTGACGGACAGTTCTTCAATATGCAATTGTCCATCGATTTGCACCGCGCGAAGAAACCCGGCCAGTTGCCCCTCGGTGTTTTCAGCCACCCACACGTGTTTGTGCTGGATCGCCAATAAGTGCTGCGCGACATCCGGCACCTCGGCGTCAGCCAGCCAGGCCAGTGAGGGATCACGACGAAACAGTTCGGCAGCCGAACGTTCGATGGCGGGGAGGGCAACCGCGTCAGCGGGCCGTGCAAGACGAATGAGCATATTCATGTAGGCGCTGCCGCAGGCTGCGATCTTTTGATTTCGGGACCCGAAGCGTCCCCCGGCTGCATTCCCACGCCGCGCGTGGGAACGATCAAGGATCAAAAGATCGCAGCCTTCGGCAGCGCCTACAAGGGTTTCAGGTGCAGGAGGACGTAATCGTTTTTGTCGAAACGGCCGCTGAGCACCGGTTGCAGCTGTTCCAGCGGCGTGCCCTTGAGCGATTGCAAATCGCCGCGATCCATCATCAGCCACGCCGGCGCCTTGAGCGCTTCCAGTTGTTGCACCGATTCAGTGAACTGCGGTTGCAGGTCCTGCTCAAGATTGACCATGAACTTGATCGCCTTGGCGTCTTTGCCCATGCCGTGCAGTACCAGCGGCGCCGGTGCCTGCTCTACCTGCGCGAACACTGCGCGACTGAACGCCTGCGTGTCATACAGCCGCCGTTCCACCGGTTCGAACACGGCCGCATACACCGTCCACACTGCCAACACGGCACACAGCGCGAGCACTTCTGCACGCCAGCGCGGGATCAACAGACGCGAGAGTGCCGCCAGTTGCAACACACCCAGCGCGATCGCAACCAAGGTGATCTCACTCAATTGCTCGGGAAACCTGCGCCGCGCAATCAGCAGCGTGACCAGCAACAATCCCGGCGTCAGCAGCCACAGACCCAGGAGCAAACCGCGCAACCAGCGGAACACCCGCCCATGCATCACCTGAAACGGATACGCCGCGATGATCGCCGCCATGGGCAACATCGGCAGCAGATAGCGCGCCTTTTTCGCCTGCGGAATCGACAAGCCGAGCATCACGATCAAGCCGGCCGCCGCGCAATACTGCACCAGGCGCAATGCCGGGCCGCGCTGCTGTGGTTTGCTCAGCCAGGTCGCCGCCAACGCGAGCAATGCCAGCGGGTACGCCAGCGCATAGTTGCCCAGCGAGCTGGTGAAGTAATACAGCGAACCGCTGACGCCTTCGCTGCCGTCCATGCGTCCCATGAACTGCATGCGGATCACGTCCTGCACGAATGCCGGCCCGCCGCTGACCTGCGCCAGCCACAACAACAGGCCAATACAGGCGGCCAGCAACACCGAGGCGAGCACACCAAACACCAGCAACCGTGACCACTCTCGGTTGAGCAGGTAATAACTGCACAGCATGCCGGTCGGCACCACCAGGCCGATCGGCCCGCGAACACCGAAACCCAGCAACAGCAAAGCGAAAATCAACGGCCAGCGCCGCCCGCCGGCAAAATGCTCATGGGCATAACCCAGATAAAACACCGCAAGTGCCACTGCGGCGAGCATCAAGTCCTGCGACACCGCGCGCACTTCAGTGACAAAAGTGCTGGTGAGCAACAACAGCGCAATGCTGATCAACGCCCAGCGCCGCGAATAGGGTGCCAACAGCCGATACATCAACGTCACGATCACCGCGCCGGCAATTGCACTCGGCGCCCACGCGGCAAAGGCGTTGACCGTGCCGAAGGGCAACGACAACACCCAGATGAATACCGTCGACAGCGCTGAATAGTCAGCGTACGGCTGGCCATACGTTGTCGGAAACCAGGTCGGTCCATGACGCAGCATTTCTTGCGCGAACAACACAAAGCGC
This window encodes:
- a CDS encoding ArnT family glycosyltransferase, with amino-acid sequence MAACVRRRLITLSPDIRRQSLILGLLAFLLFMAGVYGQAPIGFDSRFVLFAQEMLRHGPTWFPTTYGQPYADYSALSTVFIWVLSLPFGTVNAFAAWAPSAIAGAVIVTLMYRLLAPYSRRWALISIALLLLTSTFVTEVRAVSQDLMLAAVALAVFYLGYAHEHFAGGRRWPLIFALLLLGFGVRGPIGLVVPTGMLCSYYLLNREWSRLLVFGVLASVLLAACIGLLLWLAQVSGGPAFVQDVIRMQFMGRMDGSEGVSGSLYYFTSSLGNYALAYPLALLALAATWLSKPQQRGPALRLVQYCAAAGLIVMLGLSIPQAKKARYLLPMLPMAAIIAAYPFQVMHGRVFRWLRGLLLGLWLLTPGLLLVTLLIARRRFPEQLSEITLVAIALGVLQLAALSRLLIPRWRAEVLALCAVLAVWTVYAAVFEPVERRLYDTQAFSRAVFAQVEQAPAPLVLHGMGKDAKAIKFMVNLEQDLQPQFTESVQQLEALKAPAWLMMDRGDLQSLKGTPLEQLQPVLSGRFDKNDYVLLHLKPL
- a CDS encoding GNAT family N-acetyltransferase yields the protein MNMLIRLARPADAVALPAIERSAAELFRRDPSLAWLADAEVPDVAQHLLAIQHKHVWVAENTEGQLAGFLRAVQIDGQLHIEELSVSQGFQGQGIGRALVTAAIEKARQQQLQAVTLTTFRDLPWNAPFYQRMGFIELPPAHTFGHLQDALQSEIAHHFPAERRCAMHLPTNPL
- a CDS encoding MFS transporter, translating into MATYSRFIRRLMISSLTVVVSRALIGPLLTLFLSNKLDLNPQDVGLLLGIAVFSATLLSLYGGYIIDRLDKRQLLILTMLSSGIGLILLTFAQNLYLVTLVLIISETASALFMICSKAILSENLPVGQRVKAFSLNYTLTNIGYAVGPMIGVVIAGIQPSAPFIVAGAIAIGSIFLLLGAGKDAKPIAPPGQPQSFLKTLVILKNDRTMILFTLGCLLSTLVHGRFTLYLSQYLLVTHTQQQTLDTMAALLACNAITVILLQYQIGRFLTREHLRHWIAGGTALFIGGLIGFSVADSLVGWCVAMFIFTLGEMIIYPADFLFVDTLAPEELRGSYYGAQNLAALGGAVSPVMCGFLLMHTPAPSMFYALSALAALGGYLCFVSCRRAASMQK
- a CDS encoding HPP family protein, producing MLARWLPAAINTRPSEWSRAAIGMALGTLFSVWFCAQVFGHEVAYHLIGPLGASAVLLFAVSSGALAQPWSILGGYLSAGVVALLVAHVLGRTLGSACLAAGMALILMCWLRCLHPPAGALALTLVLADPATIALDWKAMAPVMLGAACMLLSALAYNNLTRIRYPKRPAEPAPLVAPVDTQAITAEDLKLALADMQAFIDITPEDLEQLIHASELHAKRRSITATFT